From a region of the Arachis ipaensis cultivar K30076 chromosome B09, Araip1.1, whole genome shotgun sequence genome:
- the LOC107617337 gene encoding cyclin-H1-1 codes for MADFLTSTHRAKWIFTPQQLVEKYRDASQRAIQTLEKCGATLMEVDSDGTMSYPEPQNSAKDNAEKHSRSKPLSIEEEQSIKVFYENKLQEVCKNFHFPHKIQATALIYFKRFYLHWSVMEHQPKHIMLTCIYAACKIEENHVSAEELGKGISQDHQMILNNEMIVYQSLEFDLIVYAPYRSLEGFMDDMEDFCNASEDQLQMLKRLQDTARLEIDKMMLTDAPLLFPPAQLALAALRSSVALHQVIDFDSYLSSLFSRQNSTHTMSELIEALNTIDSLVMKYKFPSDKELKHINRKLKSCWGQSSHDEGKKREKKSKHKSKKSSSEAHNAPPPA; via the exons ATGGCGGATTTTCTGACCTCTACCCACCGTGCCAAGTGGATCTTCACTCCTCAACAGTTG GTTGAAAAATATAGAGATGCTAGTCAGAGAGCCATACAAACTTTAGAGAAG TGTGGAGCAACTCTGATGGAAGTAGATAGTGATGGGACAATGTCATATCCTGAACCTCAGAATTCTGCGAAGGATAATG CTGAAAAGCATTCTCGGTCAAAACCTCTTAGTATTGAAGAAGAACAATCTATAAAAGTGTTTTATGAAAACAAGCTACAAGAAGTTTGTAAAAATTTCCACTTCCCTCATAAGATCCAG GCAACGGCCCTTATCTATTTTAAAAGGTTCTACCTGCACTGGTCAGTAATGGAACATCAGCCAAAACATATAAT GTTGACCTGCATATATGCTGCTTGTAAGATAGAAGAAAACCATGTCTCTGCTGAGGAGCTTGGTAAAGGGATCTCACAGGATCATCAAATGATTCTCAATAATGAGATGATAGTTTATCAG AGTTTGGAATTTGATCTTATTGTTTATGCACCATATCGTTCACTTGAAGGTTTTATGGATGATATGGAG GACTTTTGCAATGCTAGCGAGGACCAGCTTCAAATGTTGAAG AGATTACAAGACACAGCTAGATTGGAAATTGATAAAATGATGCTTACAGATGCACCACTTTTATTTCCTCCTGCGCAG TTGGCTTTAGCTGCTTTGCGCAGTTCAGTTGCACTCCATCAAGTTATTGACTTTGACAG TTATCTGAGCAGTTTATTTTCTCGTCAAAACTCCACACATACAATGTCCGAGCTTATTGAAGCACTTAACACAATTGATTCTTTG GTTATGAAATACAAATTTCCTTCAGATAAAGAATTGAAGCATATCAATAGGAAACTGAAGTCTTGTTGGGGTCAAAGCTCTCATGACGA GGGAAAGAAGCGAGAGAAGAAATCAAAGCACAAGTCGAAAAAGAGCTCAAGTGAAGCACACAATGCGCCGCCTCCTGCCTAG